One genomic segment of Bombina bombina isolate aBomBom1 chromosome 4, aBomBom1.pri, whole genome shotgun sequence includes these proteins:
- the LOC128655615 gene encoding gastrula zinc finger protein XlCGF17.1-like has product TNCNNPSHDQSADASLHHLQNQRSPVGNLCSVCGKCFLKKSHLCNYLKIHTGENTFSCTICGKCFNHKKNLVAHQKIHAGEKRFSCSDCGKCFTWKSNLITHQKIHTGEKGFSCSDCGKCFNQKSNLITHQKIHTGEKGFPCFDCGKCFTLKQYFIMHQKIHTGEKAFSCSDCGKCFTSKSNLITHQKFHSGEKAFSCSDCEKCFTQKSDLMRHQKIHTGEKAFSCSDCEKCFTQKSDLMRHQKIHTGEKAFSCSKCGKCFTQKSHLMRHQKTHIKRYQSLSS; this is encoded by the coding sequence acaaactgcaataatcctagtcatgatcagagtgcagatgcttctttacatcatcttcaaaatcaaagaagtcccgtgggaaatttatgttctgtatgtgggaaatgttttcttaagAAATCACATCTGTGTAACTatctaaaaattcatacaggagaaaatacATTTTCCTGTActatatgtgggaaatgttttaaccataaaaaaaatcttgttgctcatcagaaaattcatgcaGGAGAAAaaagattttcatgttctgactgtgggaaatgttttacttggaaatcaaatcttattacgcatcagaaaattcatacaggagagaaaggattttcatgttctgactgtgggaaatgttttaatcagaaatcaaatcttattacgcatcagaaaattcatacaggggaaaaaGGATTTCCGTGttttgactgtgggaaatgttttactctgaaacaaTATTTTATCatgcatcaaaaaattcatacaggcgagaaagcattttcatgttctgactgtggaaaatgttttacttcgaaatcaaatcttattacccATCAGAAATTTCattcaggggagaaagcattttcatgttctgactgtgaaaaatgttttactcagaaatccgaTCTTatgaggcatcagaaaattcatacaggagagaaagcattttcatgttctgactgtgaaaaatgttttactcagaaatccgaTCTTatgaggcatcagaaaattcatacaggagagaaagcattttcatgttctaaatgtgggaaatgttttactcagaaatcacatcttatgaggcatcagaaaactcatattaaAAGATATCAGAGTTTAAGCTCCTAA